CAATATTACTACATTTTCTACCCTGATTATGCATTAAGAATACAATTAATATGCGTACCGAATTAAGCCAATATATCGCGAACAATCATATATTGCGTATTCCCTTAAAGTTCCCTGAATACCGCTTACGAAAAAGCGAGGTTAAACAGATGTTCAAGCCTCACCACTTCCcttgttttaattaaacaatgtaaACTACAAGGACAATTCTCAAGCTCCTGTCTAATGGCACTAAGAATCAAGACACAGCAAACACTGAACACACAGCATTGCACGACACTAAACACTCAACATTACTGGACAACAAACACTAAGCACGCAACATCACAAGAtaacaaacactaaacacagAACATAACACGACCACAAACACTAAACATACAACATCACACGACCACAAACACTAAACATACAACATCACACGACCACAAACACTAAACATACAACATCACAcgacaacaaacactaaacataCAACATAACACGACCACAAACACTAAACACACAACATCACACGACCACAAACACTAAACATACAACATCACACGACCACAAACACTAAACACGCAACATACCACGACCACAAACACTAAACACACAACATAACAcgacaacaaacactaaacacacAACATCACACGACCACAAACACTAAACATACACCATAACACGACCACAAACACTtaacacacaacgtcacacgacCACAAACACTAAACACACAACATAACCCGACCACAAACACTAAACATACAACATCACAcgacaacaaacactaaacacacAACATAACTCGACCACAAACAGTAAACATACAACATCACACGACCACAAATACTAAACACACAACCTAACTCGACCACAAACAGTAAACATACAACATCACAAGAtaacaaacactaaacacacAACATAACTCGACCACAAACAGTAAACATACAACATCACACGACAACAAACACTTAACACACATCATAACAcgacaacaaacactaaacacacAACCTACCTCGACCACAAACAGTAAACATACAACCTAACTCGACCACAAACAGTAAATATACAACATCACACGACCACAAACACTAAACACACAACATAACTCGACCACAAACAGTAAGCATACAACATCACAcgacaacaaacactaaacataCAACATCACACGACAACAAACAGTAAACATACAACATCATACGACAACAAACAGTAAACATACAACATCACAcgacaacaaacactaaacataCAACATCACACGACCACAAACAGTAAACATACAACATCACACGACAACAAACACTTAACACACAACATAACAcgacaacaaacactaaacataCAACATCACACGACAACAAACAGTAAACATACAACATCACAcgacaacaaacactaaacacacaacataacacgaccacaaacacaaaacacaaaacataacacGACCACAAACACTAAACACACAACATCACACGACAACAAATAGTAAACACACAAAATCACACGACAACAAACAGTAAACATACACAGCACAcgacaacaaacactaaacacacAACATCACACGACCACAAACACTAAACACACAACATTACACGACCACAAACACTAAACACACAACATAACACGACCACAAACACTAAACACACAACCTAACACGACCACAAACACTAAACATACAACATTACTAGACCACAAACACTAAACATACAACATCACACGACCACAAACACTAAACACACAACATAACACGACCACAAACactaaaaacacaacataacacGACCAAAAACACTAAACATACAACATCACAcgacaacaaacactaaacataCAACATAACACGACCACAAACACTAAACATACAACATAACACGACCACAAACACTAAACACACAACATAATACGACCACAAACACTTGACATACAACATCACACGACAACAAACAGTAAACATACAACATCACAcgacaacaaacaataaacacacaACATCAAAAATTAACAAACAGTAGACACACAACATCGAAAGACAACAAACAGTAAACACACAACATTTAAAGACAACAAACAGTAAACATACAACATCACACGACAACAAACAGTAAACATACAAcatcaaaaaacaacaaacagtaGACACACAACATCAAAAGATAACAACTGTAAACACACAACATTAAAAGACAACAAACAGTAAACACACACTTTTACACGAAGAAGTATTAAAATGGCGGTGATCAAGATAACTAAATGATTTGAAGTTATTTAGTccaaaaactttcaaaaacacCTTTTTACTTCGTACCAGATGAGAGAAATGGTCTGGTGGTGCTAACGGCTAGAGAAAAACCGTCctggtttattatttttattcaaatatccACAAACTGTCACTAATATCATAGTGAATGATAATACAAACGCGTATCATATTCGTCAGAGTGGATCGCCATTTGGAGTGTGGGTATCTTAATAGAAAAACGTTCTGTCAATAcaatatgaagttttatttctaaattatcTGTTATTTTGTGATTCTCAAAATATGCCACAGCGGCAATGTGGATGTGGATAACATTGCGTTTATTAGTGGCAGCTGGTCTCCTTCATGATCTAGGTTAGTTGAAACTCATAGTTATAAAATGATGTCTTATGCGCGCGTTAAGATTTATTATAAGCCTTCTAGAATCGTGCGTTTACTTACGGATATAGTTGTTTGTTGTTACATTTCACAGTGTTCGCAGttcaaacaatatgttttgtatattattttaaagaaaatgaaatactgTCGATATTTCTCCGATTTTAGTCCACAAATAAACTTCAGACATTTAATTCATTATCTTAACTTTGCATCTCTATGACCATCTCAGGAAATAAGTTtagaaaatatgtcaatacaATGAGCATTGCATTGCTTCATTCCTCTTTGACCTCTAGCCCACTTCACCGCGGTGGCGGCAGCAAGCTCGAACCTCTCGTGCCACGATTGTTCAGAATCGTTCAAGAAGATCTGGACGCCCTACACGGAGTGTCAGTACTACCCGGAAGTCACGCCGCTCCGCCCATGCCTCGACACCGATAGATACTGCAAGGTTTGTCACAACGATAAGCAGTCAGCACTCGCGGTGACAACTTATATCAATGGACGTTTGGGTTTACACTTTCTTATTTATTCACTTTCACAACTCCTTGACggaccaaaatttaaataacttacggattttttattttctacgTAAGTCTCATTTTGGTTTTGTTCTTGTTTAGGTAGAGAGAACGACATACAATCAGATGACGGTTTCTATATCGAGGGGTTGTACGAACGAGTGCTGGCACGGGTGTCACCCCTCGGGCTTCGGCCTCACCCGCTACAAGTGCACCTCCTGCTGCCTCGCCAGTGGATGTAACACTGGCAACACTGCCACAGGCTTATCAGGACATCAAGGTGGAATATGTGTCGGCGGGacgttgttgtttatttcattattggCCTTATTCTGAATAATATAACCCGGTTGTTAAGTGTTCGTTAGTTGGTATTAACAATGTGGCTTCGCGAGTGAATGGACTAGCGGAAGTACCGCCACATGTTTTATTAGCATATCCTAGTGAGGTAGTGGAAGTGATTTTGTTTTCGTCGAtgacattatttacatttaaacatttatatatatattttactacgattgtgaagaaagctatgatagcttatactaagtcacgcTCGTTGGTACGATGTTGCGCGAGTGTGGGGTCTtatgttgtgggggaaaccggagtacccagagaaaactcacttgtccggcttggtgaccactaaccaaactcacatgcgccaaaccattgaagatgcactcttactgataaataaattttaacacaattaatacaaatgtttaaatataccaaaagggatgaatgaatgtcgaaaacaattattgttcttatgaaggataccgagtttaatttggaagaaagatgaagaaaacacggtatttctaccttatgatacgatagtagatcacagtaaatcttttagcactcaccaatcatttaatatttagcattttcagctattaaatacacggttacaatattgttatcagtaattagtattttccataaatctATTATTTAGTAAGGAGTTAAAGGTCTTtcactaaaaatatatttttgtcatacatgtgtttgtatcgATTaaaaatacgagtgtcacttaaaaAACAATTAGAATCAAACacattcttaaatataaaacaaagctTTACCTACTTGAGCCGGCAAAAGCATTTGAAAACAGAATGACATTTCAGGTGTACTGTTTTTAAACTTGAGCCGGCAAAAGCATTTGAAAACAGAATGACATTTCAGGTGtactgtttttaaacatgtacgcatgtacatatacatgcatttttgtaCGTAAGAGTATTGTTATGGATACGAACTTTCttgtgattttttaagtttagtGTACAGAGATTATTGTACGCGCTTCATCTCCAAAACATCAGGCCGGTTATGAATGAAACTTTACTGCAGTATTTGCATGTAATTTTGTTCCTTTGTGTTTTGCAATATAGtgtataaactataaacatattattttccGCGCTTTGGCTTACATCTAGtttagtttttttatcatttcaatctTGTATTCTATCAAAAGGACACGCAAAACACCGTTATGGCAGTAATAACAATTTGGGCCAACAGAATATGTGATGGAATTAACTGTATCCGAACCGGGGCTATATTAAAGCGATGGACCATAATAAAaacttaattcaaaatatttgagcCCTGAGAAAAAACAAACCTGTTGTCATTTCTTTATATCTAAAACGCAAACTTTTCAGGTCAGTATACATATAGCAATTTATAATCACCATCCCTGATTAACTCCTTTGTTTGAAACACTTGTACAACTCCGACCACTATTTCGACAGCAATATTATGAGCTTGGTAAAGTGGGAACTCATGTAGGTGACACACCCGGGACTGGGTAAAGTGGAAACACACGAAGGTGACACACCCGGGACTGGGTAAAGTGGGAACACACGAAGGTGACACCCCTTGTACTTGGTAAAGTGGGAACACACGAAGGTGATACACCTGGGACTTGGTACAGTGGGAACACACGAAGGTGACACCCCTTGTACTTGGTAAAGTTGGAACACACGAAGGTAACATACCTGAGACTTGGTAAAGTGGGAACACACGAAGGTGACACACTTTGTACTTGGTAAAGTGGGAACACACGAAGGTGACGAAACACACGAAGGTAACACACTCGGAACTTGGTAAAGCGAGAACACACGAAGCTGACACCCCTTGTACTTGGTAAAGTGGGAACACACGAAGGTAACACACCTGAGACTTGGTAAGGTGGGAACACACGAAGGTGACACACTTTGGACTTGGTAAAGTGGGAACACACGAAGATGACGAAACACACAAAGGTAACACATTTGGGACTTGGTAAAGTGGGAACACACGAAGGTGACGAAACACACGAGGGTAACAAACTCGGGACTTGGTAAAGTGGGAACACACAAAGGTAACACACTCGGGACTTGGTAAAGTGGGAACACACGAAGGTAACACACTCGGGACTTGGTAAAGTGGAAACACACGAAGGTGACACACTTTGAATTTGGTAAAGTGGGAACACACGAAGGAGATACATCCCGGACTTGGTACAGTGGGAACACATGAAGGTGACACAGCTGATACTTGGTAAAGTGGAAACACATGAGGATGACACACTTTTGACTTGATAAAGTGGAAACACATGAGGGTGACACACTTTTGACTTGGTAAAGTGGGAACACGTGAAAGTGACACACTTTGGACTTGGCAAAGTGGGTACACATGAAGGTTACACACTTTGGACTTGGTAAAGTGGGAACACTCGAAGGTGACCCAACTGGGACTTAGTAAAGTGGGAAATCACGAAGGTGACACTCCCGGGACTTGGTAAAGTGGGAACACGTGAAGGTGACACTCTTTTGACTTTGTAAAGAGGGAACACATAAAGATGACACT
The Mya arenaria isolate MELC-2E11 chromosome 12, ASM2691426v1 DNA segment above includes these coding regions:
- the LOC128210343 gene encoding uncharacterized protein LOC128210343, with amino-acid sequence MWMWITLRLLVAAGLLHDLAHFTAVAAASSNLSCHDCSESFKKIWTPYTECQYYPEVTPLRPCLDTDRYCKVERTTYNQMTVSISRGCTNECWHGCHPSGFGLTRYKCTSCCLASGCNTGNTATGLSGHQGGICVGGTLLFISLLALF